One genomic segment of Kiritimatiella glycovorans includes these proteins:
- a CDS encoding divalent metal cation transporter, translating into MSSADKGSSRVEHERRVLREAAGRGRIATFGAWLKLSGPGWLQSAITIGGGSLSNSLYLGVLVGFAFLWVQPVAMILGVAMLAAISYVALSTGERPLKAINEHVSPVLGWSWVLASIAANMVWSMPQYALAAGALQQNLFPGFFGPGFGGTLGAALIVMAVAIGNVMLYNHGGAGVKIFETIIKLLIGSIVLCFVGVVFKLFLGGAVTWPAVGAGLIPDFSLLFEPSDRLAALIERVDPAVRAFWSEFTVAKQRDTMTGAAATAVGINMTFLLPYSMLRKGWNHEFRHLAVFDLATGLVIPFALATGCIVIASASQFHGETERGLVEGVDVERYVESPAYQRLAGRYWTLLDRRIQWEAGESATAGLQAARAELVDLTRARERGEAGAAAVGSALDRVNGLYAGRLERADRVYAATIVDRDSFNLAEALAPLLGEGPSKVIFGFGIVAMALNAATMLMLINGLCLCELLGRPARGKTQLAGSLMPALAVLVLLRWRGAMMWLAVPTSVFCATLLPIAYLAFLLLINQRRLMGDRMPTDPARAIWNVLMAAAVLASGALSVFNLNGKLGAPWGYIIFAVFGLLILVVGRPHLKRARDAE; encoded by the coding sequence ATGAGTTCGGCGGATAAAGGTAGTTCGCGGGTCGAACACGAACGTCGTGTTCTGCGGGAGGCCGCCGGCAGAGGGCGGATCGCAACCTTCGGGGCCTGGCTTAAGCTTTCCGGCCCGGGCTGGCTGCAGAGCGCGATCACCATCGGGGGCGGGTCGCTCTCCAACTCGCTCTACCTCGGGGTGCTGGTCGGTTTCGCCTTCCTATGGGTGCAGCCGGTGGCGATGATCCTCGGGGTGGCGATGCTGGCGGCGATCTCCTACGTCGCGCTCTCCACGGGCGAACGGCCGCTGAAGGCGATCAATGAGCACGTGAGCCCCGTACTGGGCTGGAGCTGGGTGCTCGCCTCGATCGCGGCCAACATGGTGTGGTCGATGCCGCAGTACGCGCTGGCCGCCGGCGCGCTGCAGCAGAACCTGTTTCCCGGCTTTTTCGGGCCGGGGTTCGGCGGGACGCTCGGCGCCGCACTCATCGTCATGGCCGTCGCGATAGGTAACGTGATGCTCTACAACCACGGCGGGGCCGGGGTGAAGATCTTCGAGACCATCATCAAACTGCTCATCGGCTCGATCGTACTCTGTTTTGTCGGCGTCGTTTTTAAACTTTTTCTGGGCGGAGCGGTGACGTGGCCGGCGGTGGGCGCCGGTCTCATTCCCGACTTCAGCCTCCTGTTCGAGCCGAGCGACCGGCTGGCGGCGTTAATCGAAAGGGTGGACCCGGCCGTTCGGGCGTTCTGGAGCGAGTTCACGGTGGCCAAGCAGCGCGACACCATGACCGGCGCCGCCGCGACCGCCGTAGGCATCAATATGACGTTTCTCCTGCCGTATTCGATGCTCCGCAAGGGCTGGAACCATGAGTTCCGCCACCTGGCGGTGTTCGACCTCGCAACGGGGCTGGTGATCCCTTTCGCCCTCGCCACCGGTTGCATCGTCATCGCTTCGGCCAGCCAGTTTCACGGCGAAACGGAACGGGGCCTGGTTGAAGGGGTCGACGTCGAGCGCTATGTGGAAAGTCCGGCCTACCAGCGACTGGCCGGGCGTTACTGGACACTGCTGGATCGACGGATTCAGTGGGAGGCGGGCGAGTCGGCGACAGCCGGGCTTCAGGCGGCGCGTGCCGAGCTGGTCGATCTCACGCGGGCCCGTGAACGGGGCGAGGCCGGAGCCGCGGCGGTCGGCTCCGCACTCGACCGGGTCAACGGTCTCTACGCGGGACGCCTGGAGCGCGCGGACCGGGTCTACGCGGCGACCATCGTCGACCGCGATTCGTTCAACCTGGCCGAGGCCCTCGCCCCCCTGCTCGGCGAAGGCCCCTCCAAGGTGATCTTCGGATTCGGAATCGTGGCCATGGCCCTCAATGCCGCGACGATGCTCATGCTGATCAACGGGCTGTGCCTGTGCGAGCTGCTCGGACGGCCTGCCCGCGGGAAGACACAGCTCGCGGGCAGTCTGATGCCCGCGCTCGCCGTGCTGGTTCTGCTTCGCTGGAGGGGGGCGATGATGTGGCTGGCCGTGCCGACGTCGGTCTTCTGCGCGACGCTGCTGCCCATCGCCTATCTCGCCTTTCTCCTGCTGATCAACCAGCGGCGGCTGATGGGCGACCGGATGCCGACCGATCCCGCGCGGGCGATCTGGAACGTGCTGATGGCGGCGGCCGTGCTGGCCTCCGGGGCGCTCAGCGTGTTTAACCTGAACGGGAAACTCGGGGCGCCGTGGGGCTATATCATTTTCGCCGTGTTCGGCCTGCTCATCCTGGTCGTCGGCCGCCCGCATCTCAAGCGCGCCCGGGACGCGGAGTGA
- a CDS encoding XylR family transcriptional regulator has product MTVRNKPATRRVALLMEAGRHYERGIMRGIAAYAGLHERWQFIRRIPYVSGGGAIALEHLRHWKPDGMVVREGAEAGPLLDMGVPAVFSPYSDPVEGVSNILVDDAAVGRRAAEHLLQCGPRHFAFCGMDELFFFSRRRRDGFRAALEEAGYPCAVYAPPAPGEHLDWSRDLPALSDWLRAQPTPCGVLACNDDFALFVLEAVKTVGRSVPDEFAVLGVGNDAAVCELTMTPLSSVTLNTEGGGYEAAKHLDLLMRGRRRSPRSIVIAPGEVLARRSTDRLDYEDEVVAHAVRYIHDHAYRPLHVDEVVRAVPLSRRALYTRFQRLTGRTIYACIREVRMDRFAKYLLESDLTIAEIAAALEFPEDSNVARMFKNCKGMTPRAYRRRYRRPRAGSAPGS; this is encoded by the coding sequence ATGACGGTCCGGAACAAACCGGCGACGCGCCGCGTGGCCCTGCTGATGGAGGCGGGCCGGCACTACGAGCGCGGGATCATGCGCGGCATCGCCGCCTACGCGGGGCTGCACGAGCGGTGGCAGTTCATTCGCCGCATCCCCTACGTGTCGGGCGGCGGCGCGATCGCACTCGAACACCTCCGCCACTGGAAGCCCGACGGCATGGTGGTGCGGGAGGGCGCGGAGGCCGGGCCGCTGCTCGATATGGGCGTTCCCGCCGTGTTCTCACCCTACAGCGACCCCGTCGAAGGCGTGTCCAATATCCTCGTCGACGATGCCGCCGTGGGCCGCAGGGCCGCGGAGCATCTGCTGCAATGCGGACCGCGGCACTTCGCCTTCTGCGGGATGGACGAACTCTTCTTCTTCTCCCGCCGCCGCCGGGACGGGTTTCGCGCAGCCCTCGAAGAAGCCGGATACCCGTGCGCCGTGTACGCGCCCCCCGCACCGGGCGAACATCTCGACTGGAGCCGCGATCTGCCGGCGCTGAGCGACTGGCTGCGCGCGCAGCCGACGCCCTGCGGGGTGCTGGCGTGCAACGACGACTTCGCGCTGTTCGTCCTCGAGGCCGTCAAGACCGTCGGACGGTCCGTGCCCGACGAATTCGCGGTGCTGGGCGTGGGAAACGATGCGGCGGTGTGCGAACTCACGATGACCCCCCTGTCCAGCGTCACACTGAACACCGAAGGCGGAGGGTACGAGGCGGCCAAACATCTCGACCTGCTCATGCGCGGGCGGCGGCGCAGCCCTCGATCGATCGTGATTGCTCCGGGAGAGGTCTTGGCGCGACGGTCGACGGACCGTCTCGACTACGAGGATGAAGTGGTCGCCCACGCGGTGCGCTATATCCACGATCATGCGTACCGCCCCCTGCATGTCGACGAGGTGGTCCGCGCCGTGCCCCTGTCGCGGCGCGCTCTGTACACACGGTTTCAGCGACTGACCGGACGCACGATCTACGCCTGTATTCGCGAGGTGCGCATGGACCGGTTCGCGAAGTACCTGCTGGAGTCGGATCTGACGATCGCCGAGATCGCCGCCGCCCTCGAGTTTCCGGAGGACAGCAACGTCGCGCGCATGTTCAAGAACTGCAAGGGCATGACCCCGCGTGCCTACCGTCGACGCTACCGGCGCCCGCGCGCGGGCAGCGCACCGGGGAGCTGA
- a CDS encoding HAD family hydrolase — protein sequence MAANTQRQEEEGGCRRDLIAMVRDQSKPMAPEPTGMEPRLDPLDDIRAVLFDVYGTLFISGAGEVGSAAAVDRDELRERIRRAHREARARGVAHPEVDIRELWSTPDRDCANVERAVVEYECRVNPAWPMPGAKSVVDTLRTAGYPLGIVSNAQFYTPILFAALWGASPREAGFDPGLCAWSWKIGEAKPSLRMFRDVLTRLAERGIEPQQTLYVGNDMRNDVLTAARSGCRTALFAGDRRSLRLRGDDPDCRGLRPDLVITEWTQLPGALPARGRR from the coding sequence ATGGCCGCAAACACGCAAAGACAGGAAGAAGAAGGGGGATGCCGTCGCGATCTGATCGCGATGGTGCGCGATCAGTCGAAACCGATGGCCCCCGAACCGACGGGGATGGAGCCGCGCCTCGATCCGCTCGACGACATCCGCGCGGTGTTGTTCGACGTCTACGGCACGCTGTTCATCTCCGGGGCGGGCGAGGTCGGGAGCGCGGCGGCCGTCGATCGCGACGAATTGCGGGAACGGATACGACGGGCCCACCGGGAGGCCCGCGCACGGGGCGTCGCCCATCCCGAGGTCGATATCCGCGAGCTGTGGTCGACCCCGGACCGGGACTGCGCGAACGTCGAACGAGCGGTCGTCGAATACGAATGCCGCGTCAATCCCGCCTGGCCGATGCCCGGCGCGAAAAGCGTCGTCGACACCCTGCGGACGGCGGGGTACCCGCTGGGGATCGTGTCGAACGCGCAGTTCTACACGCCGATCCTCTTCGCCGCGCTCTGGGGCGCATCGCCGCGCGAGGCGGGGTTCGATCCCGGACTCTGCGCCTGGTCGTGGAAGATCGGCGAGGCCAAGCCCTCGCTGCGCATGTTCCGCGACGTCCTGACCCGGCTGGCGGAACGCGGCATCGAACCGCAGCAGACCCTCTATGTCGGCAACGACATGCGCAACGACGTCCTCACCGCCGCGCGGTCCGGATGCCGGACCGCGCTGTTCGCCGGCGACCGCCGTTCGCTGCGGCTGCGCGGGGACGATCCGGACTGCCGCGGGCTGCGGCCGGATCTCGTCATCACCGAATGGACTCAGCTCCCCGGTGCGCTGCCCGCGCGCGGGCGCCGGTAG
- a CDS encoding glycosyltransferase family 4 protein, producing MSPDGPRIAVVHYHARPGGVSRVIRQTMEVLSAEAELTVLLGEPPPEHDPLAARCTVIPELAYSAEDASAPQPGLADRLRAAAQDALGAAPDLWHIHNHSLGKSPALTRAVAELARRGERLLLQIHDFAEDGRPADYRRLSRALGVDALRRTLYPDAPHVHYALLNNRDRNLLAAAGLDPARLHLLPNPVRTPASSSGAEGASRGADDRPATVVYPVRAIRRKNIGEFLLWSLLRPERRFAITLAPRNPRARPVYEDWVRYAADRGLPLEFEAAGPGGEDFPALIERAAALATTSVAEGFGLAFLEPWLAGKPLTGRDLPEITADFKACGIDLSALYDRLAVPAEWIDSAELRRRIGQTLRATRESYGLPFREEHAGRVLEIARSEGPIDFGVLDEDLQRVVLDRLSEDPGARRELDIPDAFPAADVITHNRGIVQREYAPDRFAARLLELYRATAGSAAAAPDHAADPARLIDAFLAPKRFTLLRT from the coding sequence ATGAGCCCCGACGGCCCGCGCATCGCAGTCGTGCACTACCACGCCCGCCCCGGCGGCGTGAGCCGCGTGATCCGGCAGACGATGGAGGTTCTCTCCGCGGAGGCGGAACTCACCGTCCTTCTGGGCGAACCACCGCCGGAACACGATCCGCTCGCCGCCCGCTGCACGGTCATCCCCGAACTGGCCTACAGCGCGGAGGACGCCTCCGCGCCGCAACCGGGGCTCGCCGACCGCCTGCGCGCCGCCGCACAGGACGCCCTGGGCGCCGCCCCGGACCTCTGGCACATCCACAACCACTCACTCGGCAAGTCCCCGGCCCTGACCCGCGCAGTCGCGGAACTGGCCCGGCGCGGCGAGCGGCTGCTGCTCCAGATCCATGATTTCGCGGAGGACGGACGGCCCGCCGACTACCGGCGGCTCTCCCGCGCGCTCGGCGTCGATGCGCTCCGACGCACGCTCTATCCCGATGCCCCCCACGTCCACTACGCCCTGCTCAACAACCGCGACCGGAACCTGCTCGCCGCGGCCGGACTCGACCCTGCACGCCTCCACCTCCTCCCCAATCCCGTCCGCACCCCGGCGTCCTCGAGCGGCGCGGAAGGCGCGTCTCGCGGGGCCGACGACCGCCCGGCGACGGTCGTCTATCCCGTACGCGCCATCCGACGCAAGAATATCGGGGAATTTCTGCTCTGGTCCCTTCTGAGGCCGGAACGGCGCTTCGCGATCACACTGGCCCCGCGCAACCCGCGTGCCCGGCCCGTATACGAGGACTGGGTCCGCTACGCGGCCGACCGCGGCCTCCCTCTCGAATTCGAGGCCGCCGGCCCCGGCGGGGAGGACTTCCCCGCCCTGATCGAACGGGCCGCGGCGCTGGCCACCACCAGCGTCGCCGAGGGATTCGGCCTCGCCTTCCTCGAACCGTGGCTCGCCGGCAAACCGCTGACCGGTCGCGACCTGCCGGAGATCACCGCCGATTTCAAGGCGTGCGGGATCGACCTCTCCGCGCTCTACGACCGTCTCGCCGTACCCGCGGAATGGATCGACTCCGCGGAGCTGCGACGCCGGATCGGGCAGACCCTCCGCGCCACGCGCGAGTCTTATGGCCTGCCTTTCCGGGAGGAGCACGCCGGACGCGTGCTGGAAATCGCGCGGTCCGAGGGACCGATCGACTTCGGCGTGCTCGACGAGGACCTCCAGCGCGTTGTCCTCGACCGCCTGAGCGAAGATCCGGGGGCACGCAGGGAACTGGACATTCCGGACGCGTTCCCCGCCGCCGACGTCATCACGCACAACCGCGGCATCGTGCAGCGCGAATACGCCCCGGACCGTTTCGCGGCACGGCTGCTCGAACTCTACCGCGCCACGGCGGGATCGGCGGCCGCCGCACCGGACCATGCCGCCGACCCGGCCCGGCTGATCGACGCCTTTCTCGCGCCGAAACGGTTTACGCTGCTGAGGACCTGA
- a CDS encoding glucosyl-3-phosphoglycerate synthase, producing the protein MTPNEWIEKNTFHHAQFWDLCRMVEEKERQDLRISLCLPTLNEEKTIGKEIVLFKSELMDRYPLIDEIAVIDSGSSDDTRRIASEFGADVYLSRDILADYGEKKGKGENLWKAVYQLSGDIIVYVDADIRNIHPRFGYGIIGPLIYRPEIHYVKAFYDRPLAVSPGVRSSGGGRVTEILVRPLFSLFFPELTALLQPLSGEYAVRRSVLEHIPFPIGYGVETSHLIDVYCTWGMEALAQTDLDQRVHRNQSTRDLGKMSFGILRTFLSRMESLGILHGLPELGPVLRQFQAREQTYEQIEHTIASEERPPMIGLPEYREKFGREE; encoded by the coding sequence ATGACGCCGAATGAGTGGATCGAAAAGAACACGTTCCATCACGCGCAGTTCTGGGACCTCTGCCGGATGGTCGAGGAGAAGGAACGGCAAGACCTTCGCATATCGCTCTGTCTGCCCACGCTCAACGAGGAAAAGACGATCGGCAAGGAGATCGTCCTGTTCAAGTCGGAACTGATGGACCGCTACCCGCTGATCGACGAGATCGCGGTCATCGATTCGGGGTCGTCGGACGACACGCGCCGGATCGCATCGGAGTTCGGCGCGGACGTCTATCTCTCGCGCGATATCCTCGCGGACTACGGCGAGAAGAAGGGCAAGGGCGAAAACCTCTGGAAGGCGGTCTACCAGCTCTCCGGAGACATCATCGTCTACGTCGACGCGGATATCCGCAACATCCACCCCCGCTTCGGCTACGGCATCATCGGCCCGCTGATCTATCGTCCCGAGATCCACTATGTGAAGGCGTTCTACGACCGCCCGCTCGCCGTGTCCCCCGGCGTCCGCTCCTCGGGCGGCGGCCGCGTGACGGAGATCCTCGTCCGCCCGCTCTTCTCGCTGTTCTTTCCGGAGCTGACCGCCCTCCTCCAGCCGCTCTCCGGCGAGTACGCCGTGCGCCGGTCCGTGCTGGAGCACATTCCCTTCCCGATCGGCTACGGGGTGGAGACGTCGCACCTGATCGACGTCTACTGCACGTGGGGCATGGAGGCCCTCGCCCAGACCGACCTGGACCAGCGCGTCCACCGCAACCAGTCCACCCGCGACCTGGGCAAGATGTCCTTCGGCATCCTGCGCACGTTCCTCTCGCGCATGGAATCGCTCGGCATCCTGCACGGGCTCCCGGAACTGGGCCCCGTGCTGCGCCAGTTCCAGGCGCGCGAGCAGACCTATGAGCAGATCGAACACACGATCGCCTCCGAGGAGCGCCCCCCGATGATCGGGCTGCCGGAATACCGCGAAAAATTCGGACGAGAGGAATGA
- a CDS encoding M20 family metallopeptidase, with amino-acid sequence MTKNKHKKTLPGSDAVLPDPLPQWLEALPAVRETLMANLVMIGEIPAPTFDERERIEFLVQRFSECGLQNTSIDEIGNGVGILPGQESNRNILVVAHADTVFPRSVDHSLTVGHDAVVGPGVADNSLGMAMLASLPTILERLDIRLQCHLVLMGAVRGLGRGNLEGLNFFLDNNTLPLEAGLCVEGAQLGRLSYISAGMLRGEIRCRVPEEFDWIQRGATNALLTLNEVINRILAIPLPRRPRTSIVLGSIEGGKGYNVIPTEGLLRFEVRSESEEQVHDIHERLEEIAAEVAALTDSEVELQTVARRHPGGLTMRHPLVRTSRRIIETLDMEPRITPSISELSSLIEHGIPGVTIGLTEAEHLHTPEERIALQPLYNGMAQFLALLAAIDGGICHDAE; translated from the coding sequence ATGACGAAAAACAAGCACAAGAAGACGTTGCCGGGTTCCGACGCGGTTCTTCCGGATCCATTGCCGCAGTGGCTTGAGGCCCTTCCCGCGGTGAGGGAAACCCTCATGGCGAACCTGGTCATGATCGGCGAGATTCCCGCCCCGACGTTCGATGAGCGCGAACGGATCGAATTTCTCGTACAGCGCTTCAGCGAATGCGGCCTTCAGAACACCTCGATCGATGAGATCGGGAACGGTGTCGGCATCCTTCCGGGACAGGAATCAAACCGCAACATTCTGGTGGTCGCGCATGCGGACACGGTGTTCCCGCGGTCGGTCGATCATTCGCTGACGGTAGGGCATGACGCCGTCGTCGGCCCCGGCGTCGCCGACAACAGCCTCGGGATGGCGATGCTCGCCTCGCTGCCCACGATCCTCGAGCGGCTGGACATACGGCTGCAGTGCCATCTCGTACTGATGGGCGCGGTCCGCGGCCTGGGCCGGGGCAACCTGGAGGGACTCAACTTCTTCCTCGATAACAATACGCTGCCCCTGGAGGCCGGGCTCTGCGTAGAGGGCGCCCAGCTCGGCAGGCTCAGTTACATCTCCGCCGGAATGCTGCGCGGCGAGATCCGCTGCCGGGTGCCGGAAGAATTCGACTGGATCCAGCGCGGCGCGACCAATGCGCTGCTCACGCTCAACGAGGTCATCAACCGCATCCTCGCCATTCCCCTCCCCCGCCGGCCGCGCACCTCGATCGTGCTCGGCTCGATCGAAGGGGGCAAGGGGTACAATGTGATCCCGACGGAGGGCCTCCTTCGTTTCGAAGTCCGCAGCGAATCCGAGGAACAGGTCCACGACATCCATGAACGCCTCGAGGAGATCGCCGCCGAGGTGGCCGCACTCACCGACAGCGAGGTCGAGCTGCAGACGGTCGCCCGGCGCCATCCCGGCGGACTCACCATGCGCCACCCGCTCGTCCGCACCAGCCGCCGCATCATCGAAACGCTGGACATGGAACCCCGCATCACACCCAGCATCTCCGAGCTTTCCTCGCTGATCGAGCATGGGATCCCCGGAGTTACGATCGGCCTGACCGAGGCGGAGCACCTGCACACTCCGGAGGAGCGGATCGCGCTGCAGCCGCTCTACAACGGGATGGCCCAGTTCCTCGCACTCCTGGCCGCCATCGACGGAGGAATCTGCCATGACGCCGAATGA
- a CDS encoding rubredoxin, which yields MRYVCEICGFLYDPSEGVPECNIPPGFPFDRVDEDWNCPECGSGKDNFTLLRG from the coding sequence ATGAGATACGTCTGCGAGATTTGCGGTTTTCTTTACGATCCCTCCGAAGGGGTTCCCGAGTGCAATATTCCTCCCGGCTTCCCGTTCGATCGGGTGGACGAGGACTGGAACTGTCCGGAGTGCGGCTCCGGGAAGGACAACTTTACGCTGCTGCGGGGTTGA
- the rplU gene encoding 50S ribosomal protein L21, whose amino-acid sequence MDSYAVIETGGKQYLVQPGDVVDLERLDGAAGDALEFERVLAASDGGELKVGSPVVEGAKVRATVQEQKRGPKVVAFKKKRRKGYRRKVGHRQELTRVKVDGIEC is encoded by the coding sequence ATGGACTCCTACGCAGTTATCGAGACGGGCGGCAAACAGTATCTCGTCCAGCCCGGCGACGTGGTTGATCTCGAGCGCCTCGACGGCGCGGCCGGCGACGCGCTGGAATTCGAGCGGGTGCTGGCGGCCTCCGACGGGGGCGAACTCAAGGTGGGCAGCCCCGTCGTGGAGGGCGCGAAGGTCAGGGCCACGGTGCAGGAACAGAAGCGCGGCCCGAAAGTGGTGGCGTTCAAGAAGAAGCGCCGCAAAGGCTACCGCCGCAAGGTGGGTCACCGCCAGGAACTGACGCGGGTCAAAGTGGACGGCATCGAGTGTTAG
- the rpmA gene encoding 50S ribosomal protein L27: MAHKKGQGSSSNGRDSNAQRRGIKRFGGQQVRAGSILVRQLGTRYRPGKNVKLARDYTLFALKDGVVEFDKAGRRVNVRVPEPA; this comes from the coding sequence ATGGCGCATAAAAAAGGACAGGGATCTTCGAGCAACGGCCGCGACAGCAATGCCCAGCGGAGGGGCATCAAGCGGTTCGGCGGTCAGCAGGTGCGTGCCGGCAGCATTCTCGTACGCCAGCTCGGCACACGGTACCGGCCCGGAAAAAACGTCAAGCTCGCCCGTGATTATACGCTCTTCGCGCTCAAGGACGGCGTGGTCGAGTTCGACAAGGCCGGCCGGCGTGTCAACGTGCGCGTTCCCGAACCCGCCTGA
- the obgE gene encoding GTPase ObgE produces the protein MFKDRVVLYARAGDGGDGAASFRREKFVPRGGPDGGDGGNGGNVVLEADPQVDSLVDLYFRPHARAQHGGRGRGKKMHGKDGAECRLRVPCGTVIRDGESGEVEGELVEAGDERVVARGGRGGLGNCHFTSSTNRAPRRFTPGGPGDERRLTIELKIVAHAGLVGYPNAGKSTLLSRISAAKPKVAGYPFTTLNPIIGTVKFDDYTSVRVADIPGLIDGAHEGVGLGFDFLRHIERTEVLLFVLDMAGSEGRDPVEDYQRLRGELRCYREDLDERPRLILANKMDLPEADDNLKRFRAGTDESVLPLSAAAGEGLDAVRSWLAGHFSKDLSRRADS, from the coding sequence ATGTTCAAAGACAGGGTCGTGCTCTACGCGAGGGCGGGTGACGGCGGCGACGGTGCGGCCTCCTTCCGCCGCGAGAAATTTGTCCCCCGCGGCGGCCCGGACGGCGGCGACGGCGGAAACGGCGGGAACGTCGTTCTGGAGGCGGATCCCCAGGTGGATTCGCTGGTCGATCTCTACTTTCGTCCCCATGCCCGTGCGCAGCACGGGGGCCGCGGACGCGGAAAGAAAATGCACGGAAAAGACGGGGCGGAGTGCCGTTTGCGCGTGCCCTGCGGAACCGTAATCCGCGACGGGGAATCGGGGGAGGTCGAAGGCGAACTGGTCGAGGCGGGCGACGAACGGGTCGTGGCGCGCGGCGGTCGCGGCGGACTCGGAAACTGCCACTTCACCAGTTCCACCAATCGCGCTCCGCGACGGTTCACCCCGGGCGGGCCGGGCGACGAGCGCCGGCTGACGATTGAACTCAAGATCGTCGCGCATGCCGGCCTGGTGGGCTACCCGAACGCAGGGAAGTCCACGCTGCTCTCGCGGATCTCCGCGGCGAAGCCGAAGGTTGCGGGCTATCCGTTTACCACCCTTAATCCCATCATCGGTACGGTGAAGTTCGACGATTACACTTCCGTCCGCGTGGCGGACATCCCGGGGCTGATCGACGGCGCGCACGAAGGCGTGGGCCTGGGGTTCGATTTTCTGCGCCATATCGAGCGGACCGAGGTCCTTCTATTTGTGCTGGACATGGCCGGAAGCGAGGGTCGCGATCCGGTCGAGGACTACCAGCGCCTGCGCGGGGAATTGCGTTGCTACCGGGAAGACCTGGACGAGCGGCCGCGGCTGATCCTGGCCAACAAGATGGACCTGCCGGAGGCGGACGATAATCTGAAGCGGTTCCGTGCCGGGACCGACGAATCCGTCCTGCCGTTGTCCGCCGCTGCCGGCGAGGGGCTCGACGCCGTGCGCTCATGGCTGGCCGGGCACTTCTCAAAGGACCTGAGCCGCCGCGCCGATTCTTGA
- a CDS encoding PTS sugar transporter subunit IIA yields the protein MTRLAQAMKPECCRAGAHPGDRDAALRLVAQAAKASPVLHRIGEDEIYRLLREREELQPTTVDSGRAIPHCRIRDISDFVAGVITVPDGVDFGGGKDDSPVRLMVFIIAPEERSNEHIKLLSAVSRALLAEPALERCLEAGDEAALRETFISMAPGRGETAASGAQNMFHIFIETEEVFDRVMEVLAGMENCSVTVIDVKSAQQYLTRIPIFAAFSGDVEMENLRCIIAVGDRKLSNEVIRSVDEACGGLGPDCGVLLTVQEIAYTGGSLSA from the coding sequence ATGACAAGGCTGGCGCAGGCAATGAAACCGGAATGCTGCCGGGCCGGCGCGCATCCCGGCGACCGTGACGCAGCACTCAGGCTCGTTGCACAGGCGGCGAAAGCGTCCCCTGTCCTCCACCGCATTGGGGAAGACGAGATCTACCGTCTGCTCCGCGAGCGGGAGGAACTTCAGCCGACTACGGTCGATTCGGGCCGTGCGATCCCGCACTGCCGGATCAGGGACATCTCCGATTTCGTCGCCGGCGTGATCACGGTTCCGGACGGCGTGGATTTCGGCGGCGGGAAGGACGATTCGCCGGTCAGGCTGATGGTGTTCATCATCGCGCCCGAGGAGCGCTCCAACGAACACATCAAGCTGCTCTCCGCGGTCTCCCGCGCGCTGCTGGCGGAGCCTGCGCTGGAGCGCTGTCTGGAGGCCGGCGACGAGGCCGCGCTGCGGGAGACGTTTATTTCGATGGCCCCCGGACGGGGCGAAACGGCGGCCTCGGGCGCACAGAACATGTTCCACATCTTCATCGAGACCGAAGAGGTTTTCGATCGCGTGATGGAAGTGCTGGCGGGCATGGAGAACTGCTCCGTGACGGTGATCGACGTCAAAAGCGCCCAGCAGTACCTGACCCGGATTCCCATTTTCGCCGCTTTTTCCGGCGACGTAGAGATGGAGAATCTGCGCTGCATCATCGCCGTCGGCGACCGGAAACTGAGCAACGAGGTCATCCGCTCGGTCGACGAGGCCTGCGGCGGACTGGGTCCCGACTGCGGCGTGCTGCTGACGGTCCAGGAGATCGCCTACACCGGCGGATCGCTTTCGGCATGA